GGGcaggggagaaagggagagctatcatagaatatcccaagtcaGAAGGAACCTGCAAGGATCGTCAAGGACAACTCCCGGCTCCATACAGGGCAACCTAATTGTTAAACTCTATGTCTGAGAGGATTGTTCAAATGCTTCTACACTCCCAGTGTAGATTTAACACCAGCAGCATGATGCTGACTCCGTTTAATGAAACtactcaaggaaaaaaacaaacaaaacaaaaaaataagaaatacattGGATGGAGACTTCCTCCAGAATAAAAATCTCTAACCTTATTTAGTCTGTTTTCacattcataaataaataaataaataatctttagCTGAGAAAGGTATATGTAAtacaagaagagaagaaaaacaagcttttttcagaagagaaaacgaacagaagaaaaaaaaaaaaaaaaaaaaaaaaaaaaaaaaaaaaaaaacatcacccCACTGCTACTTTTCCTCAAATTATTTGTATTAGAGACCTAAACGTTAAGTCTACGCCCCACCATTAGACTCAATGCCGGGTTCTGCTCTTGAGGCACTCTAGGTTTGTTCAGAAGGTTTCTCAGCGCCACCTTCCGGGGAAGCAATTTCATTATCAATTCCCTTAAATCGCCCAAAGGACAAAACCAGCATgagcagagagagaaagtttttctgtgaagaatAGCCTGAAAGAACTAGGTACATGTTACTAGTCGGGGCACGCTGGCTACCTGTTAAAGAATACAGCCACCTAAAAGTTAATTTAAcccaattcagaaaaaaaattaatcttttctgAATtggggcccaaagagttgtggtgaatggagtcaaatccagttggaagctggtcactagtggcgtcccccagggctcagtactggggccagtcctcttcaatatctttatcgatgatctggatgaggggatcgagtgcgccctcagtaagtttgcagatgacaccaagttagttgtgtgtgttgatctgctcaagggtaggaaggctctgcaggagggtctggataggctggacctatgggctgaggtcaactgtatgaagttcaacaaggccaagtgccgggtcctgcacctggggcacaaaaACCCCaagcaggctgggagatgagaaAATCAATTCtcaaattttcaaaatgcaattCATGTTTACTTCCCTCACCCATGTATTCCCAGTTTTGTACCTTTGTTTAGGATGAgctgtttctttgctttgtttaatgACGTGTGCACTGTCACCTCAGGAAAATGCCTTTGACATTTTGGTGGAAGAAGGAGTGTTTAAGTGACAACTTCAAATCTGAGTAAAGGCAATAATTTGTGGGCAAGTTGCCTGACTTCTACATGACGCACTTCATGATTGCTCTAAGAGGCTGAGTCTTCCTTGTCAGAAGACAAAGGACGTAAGGTTGCTCGTGAAGAGTGCTTCATTAGCTTTCCTTGGAGGATGCTCAGAGTGAATATTGATAATGGCATTGTCATTGATAGTTCACTGAAGGAGAAGCATTTGTACAGAGCATCCAGCACCAACGGTGAGATCATGCATCAAATCAGACCTAATAACTGTCCGCAGTTTTGGAACGAAATGTTGCATGACTCAGATGAGGAGAGAGAATTCCTCTCTACCTACTTATTTATCTTGTAGGGAAGCACAGGGAAAGAGGCACATGAAATGTATTAGGTTAATTCTgtaggaaaattattttgtcaCATCCGCACACTTCAGCGAAGTCCAGAGAAACAGGTTTTATAGTTCAGACACCAGCAGCATGAGTTCTGTAAGTCAATACTGGACCTCTCCATACACACAGGATAACAGAAGAACTTATATAGAAATGAGGTTTGTCTGAAGGTCCTCTGTCACCTCTTTCACCCTGTCTCTGGGCTCAAAGCAGAGCATTTGAACTTACATGGAGATTCTCAGGACCTTGTCTAACTGAGTTTTGAAGTTCTGTTCCATTTCATCCTTAGAGCTGGTCAAACCTGACTGGACACactcctgggcaacctgctctgacTTAGCATACTTCAAGCGGGATGATTAGTCTAGATGAACTGCAGAGGTGCCTTCTAACAGCAATCATTCTGTCATTCACAGagtctacagcttctctggacaacctgttaaCCATGCACATGTAAAGCATGCTTTCTTTGAATTAAATCTGCAGCAGAAATCCAGCTATTCTAATGTAACAGATATTGCTAATTTGAAGATAGTTCTAGGAGCCACAGAATTCATGACATAAAATTTTAATCTTCAACAGGAAATGTTAACAAAGAAAGAAGGACGCAGGTAACTTGTGCAACTTACAGTtatcacaattaaaaatatcaaaacaataGTGACATTAGTTAGATTTCATAGTATTTTGAAACAGATTTGAAAGCACAAATGTTTGATTAGagatgcagaaaataaaattatggaaCCTCTGTTACTAATCTGAACACACATCAGCTTTACAACTTaagaaaattcaaataatattcttaatttttatttttttaatgtttctagaTTGTTAGATATGATGCTCTGTAGAGAATGAAGATAAATTGTGTGAGTTCTtagatataaaaatgaaattgtaagTAGAGAAGACGAAATGTATCAGATAGATGGAAACAAGCTAAAGTTGTAAGATTAATACACTAAGCATGGTAGTAACTTCATAgcattaaataaaagcaaaaggcaaacagggaaaaaaaaaaaaaaaagctagtacACAGAATAAAGTAATTACTTGgaagtaaagaaaacagaagataaagtGAAATGGAAAAGGGACACCCAGTCCAGCGAGGCACCTGCATTCAATACCAGCCAAAGCAGTCTACATGCATTCAAGCAAGTCTCCATGTGGAAGCTCTACTTTTTCTGTCAAGATGATTCCCTAAGGCAACCTTGGATAAGATCTTCTCAAATAACTAGATGTGAAATActacaaggaaacaaaatcaaacaaaaaaaaaagcatcaaacaACCGAACGACCCACTACACtaacattttaatgtaaattagCTAGATACTTTAGCTTTCCTTTTTTGCTTCTTCTGGCAGAAGAATGCCAAACATAACACATCCATCcatttcacaaaagaaaaaaaaaaaaagcatatttcatATCAGATGCTTTGCGTCAAGCTTGCTAGGGCTCATAAATCAGCTGTCTTATAGCCCTGGTCATTTCAACCAACGTCTGACCCTTTTGTTAACTCATGATTTATAACTGGAAGTTACTTTTCTTTATGCCAGATATATAAACTTTACTGTGCTTGGTTTGATATAATATCCATTTTGTACACCAAGCTGTAAGACAGTAAATTTATTGTCCGTGAACTGTTACCTTGAAAAATTACATCAATGCAAAGTGGTTTCCATTTAGAATCAATGGGCAATAAAttcattggatttttttttttattatttttttttttggcgggggtggggggggagtgGAGGAGGCATGATGATATTTATGAGGTCATGAGCAGCTATATAACGAGTAAAACTGGGAGCAGAGGCAATAGTGAGACAGGAGTTCATAGTTCCAGGGGTCGACAAAGACAAAATATATTCAACACAGCAACAATGCACAAGCTGGTATTCTGCTGTCTCATCATCATCAGCTTCTCCTgtcctctcttttctctccccaCCATCAACACCAGTGAGATGTCTCATCAACTCTCAGGTAAGAGTCTTTTGATTTTAATGCTCATAAAACAGTGGATGGAGCATTGCAACCAGAAGAGAAGCATGTATGCCTTCAGAGGGGACCTTTATCTGTGCTGATCAGCTGGAGAAAAAGCAGGAATGACTTCAGAACACTGGCAGCACAAGTAATATCATTGGTGGGTGCTACTGTTGTAAAATGGGGAGGTTGGGGGccctatatattttttcctgctgctttgaGACCCAAGAGATGATCTGTTTGCTGAATGTGAGTTGACAGATACAGCACCTATCTCTGAAGCAGCTTAGGTAGGCATTAGGTAATTTAAAGAAACTTGTCTCTCCACTTGCCACACTTTAAAATGAGCTGTGCTTAACTAAAGTGATGCTTAACTGAAGGTATATTTTAAAAGGGGGTAGCTTACTGCAGTCCTATATAGATCAAGAACAGGAAAGCCTGCTTTATGCTACAAAAATAGCAATGTATTTACTTGCACTAATGCAGACTCCATCCAGCCCAGTGAAAGAATTAAACTTTGCCGTTCAAATTTTGAAGTCATACCGTAGGTCAAGACTAAGATGTATCATTAAATTGCACACAGAGTCTGGAGGGTTACTATCATCAGACCCAACCAGTGCTGGACGACTTTGTGAAATGAGCTTGGTAAAAACAGGCAAATCAAAAACTAAATTCTTTCAGAAAGCCAACTACGAAAAAGCCATTGTAGAACCGCTTTGCAGGTGAAACAGctgctgtgttgttttattgtagaatggtttgggttggaagggaccttaaagatacATTTATAGGTTTGCTTTGTAAATCTTGGACTCATTGGGCTTATTTAATCTTACTTGCAAATACAAAAAATTGCTAGGCTTGgtaaaacagcaacagaacTCTATATTGAAgagagttctttttttttgtttgtttttaaatctcaaaGGAAAGTTGCTTGCCAACACTgctctgaattaaaaaacaatatggGGCTCGAGATATGAATTGGCTCAACATAGAACAGGGAATTTATAGTATTCATATTCAGTCTTAAACTGAAATCCCCACTGTGCTTTGCAGCTGTCTTTTTGTACATTTGACAAACTAACAACCTGGATGTCTAAGGTCTGCAAATATCTTCATAACAAGCTTTTGAACTGTTGGGGGGGTTATTTGCaacagtttgttttcttgtatatTTCCTAGTGAGAAGTCTCACCCATCTGGGTGGGTAAAAGCAACTAAAACTCCATAGTACAATCCAcagtgtaattaaaaatatatatattaataaacaCAATTAGAGTTTCACAATACCTCCCTCTCATTGTCCACTATTTTGAATGTCTGCTATTCATTAGCAGAGATTAAATTTACTGTTCAGATTACAAAAACCTTGTGTTATCTCAAGTATAACACCACTAAGAGCTCCTGTTTGCAACCAGCTTTGGGGATACAGGCTGGTTAAAGAATTATAAATTCTCTATGCACATACAAGTCAATTCCATCAGGTATATTACTCTTCATGAACCAACAGGTTGGTGACCTGTATTGGTACGTACTTTGATTGAGAAAAATGGTAGAAATGTACCAAGAACTATTACCCCTGCCCTTCTCCccattttattgcatttaatAGTTGGGAAATAGAGCAGGTTAATAAGAGTTGAAGAGGAAATGTTATCCTTATTCATAGATAAACCTACCGCAGGGACTAGTTGATACAGAAatggattgaaaaaaaaataaaaaataaataaaccatacAAATCTGAAGTCCCTATAGCTGGTACCAGAAGGATTACTTTATTATTTCTCCAAGCAATGTGAGAGGCTGCTgttagtttaaattaaaaaaaaaaaaaaaaaatcttaaagaaaGATCTACCAGAGAAATGTCAATCTGAGATTAACATCAGGTGACTTTTGTCAAAGCTCTGAAAGGAAGAACTATTCCCTATTGTATTCATTAAATGAGGATGCATAATTCAAAATTTCAAGATAATTTGTTGGTGGAGCCAACATATCTGATCAGAAATCATCTGACACTGAATGAAACAGGGATTCAAAGCAAAATACCCTTACCATATGCCTGTCTCTGTCATCTTCTACTTGCAGCAGATGAAGATTCAAGATTAAACCTGGAGCGGCTGGGCAGCACTTCTCTGCTTCAGTTTCTGCAGGATCTCTTGAGTACACTGACTGAAGACAATAAAGCAGGTGAAGCTTTACCACTGCAATTTATGGCAGAGTGCCAATAGTTTGCGTATGCCAGTAGTGCCAATAGGATGCAAGCATTCACATATATTGCATCCTAGCTCCCAGGCAATTAATGGAAGTACTTCATTATGCATAAGCAACAGTCCCCTGTTGTTTAGTTAACTGAGACATTGGGGAAACCTGCTGAGCAGCCATGTTTGCAGCTTAGTAGTAGCTGGAAAAGCTTTCAAATTAGTTTAGCAAAACCATCGTATAGTAAAATCAGAGCAATGCTTGCAGAAAGTGCAGAATTAATACTCATAGAATATTTGGGGGTCCACAGATACAAGAAAGGCCTGCTGAAAAACATATTGCAGCTTGTACCTCGGATCCGGCAGGAATGATGGGCCACAGCAAGAACTGGTCGTGCTGCAACAAAAGGGTTTCCTTTCTGGTACTCTGAACATTCCAGTTCAAGCCTTCTGTCAGTTGTAGCATTATGGCACACATGAATTAATTGTGTATGTTCATTATTTCTAAATGacaaaacttttcattttgtctCCCCTCTACCAGATCTTACCTCCAACAGCTATAACACAAGGGAAAACGTAAAAGAGGTAAGTAAATGACCATCTTCCACTAATGCAAGAAATTAAGACCCCATATTTTAAACTACACAGAGTTGTTATGAAGACATCATTTAAGATCCACAGACTTAATAAACAGCACAGACTAAAGTATGCCACAAAATTCTTGAAGCTAGAATCACTTGGCAGTCAGgtttgcagtggaaaaaaggaaaagaacaataaataataataataataataataataataataataataataataataataataataataaaagctttgTCAATAAAGGCCAAAAGGCCGATTTCCAGCTTTGGCAGGCCTACTTAGTACACCAACCAGTATAAGGCTGCATGTCACTTTTCACCCACTACAATATAGGCTACACAGTACATTCAGATTTGTTATAAGCTATTAGGTAGTTTGAGAACATCATTACTGTTTTCTTGCCTGCTGGCGAACATAGGCAGAAGACAGACATAAAGGCATAAAGGCAGAAGACGTGAACTATATTTACTGCATCACCTAAAATCTGAGGTGTACACTGGgcagcctctcctctccttttccccagTCAGAACACACTGTGAGGTGATCAGATGGGGGCAGTGAAGAGCGTGCTTTCTCTCTGTTTACCACCCACTAGTAACCTAATGCTGTTTAACTTCAGATTTTCTACGGAAATCACCCACGAATTGCTTTGCTGGGCCGCCTGTTGACCAAGGACAGGAAACAGTACAAGAAACGTGGGAACCTTTCTGAATGCTTCTGGAAATACTGTGtgtaaagaggaaaacaaactctCTGAGTTTGGCTACGTAATTTATACATATGTCTGAAAACGTGTATATAGATTTGCCTGATTTAAAGTGAGAATGAAGGAAATTGAAGACAGCTCCTAACTTTAAACTCTATGCTACTTGGAAATTAATAAATTCTTGATGTTTTGCAAATATTCTGTGAGCAGCATGGTATTTTCTTAGAGTTCAGCACAATGGGATTAAAATAATGGTACAAAGCGACAAATATGCAACCCAAGAATTCcattttgggtggtcctgtgtgaagccaggagTTGAATTCGATGATCTCTGTGAAtaccttccaactcaggatattctgtgattccttcGTATTCCTTGATCCCTGTATCAAGTACTAGCATACTTGATGTCAGTCCCAGGTACTTCCTGATAGCATCTAAAATGAATAAACCAAAAGAGTTAGGAATTGTCTCTGGGCAACATCAGCCTTTATGACATGCACTAACATTCTGAGCTGTGAAGTCCTACTTTGTTCAGCATATACTTTTCATAAACTTCACACTGCTTCACAGAAAGGTCAACTCTACAGTTCTTTCATGCACAATTCCAAATTGCATGTCACAAATTGTTGATGTTTTCTAACCTGTTGGGCATTTGGTATGTCATTAGAACTTGCTCCGGTGTGTGATCCATCATCACCCAGGCTGACTCACATTTGGATTTATGAGgtgtctctttttcttttgcttcctgaTTCTTCTCTTCTTTGAAAGTTTTGGAAGAATCATTACTGGCAAAATACTTGCTGCTTTTCCCACTACCTGCTGAGAATTAccatgaaaaaaatgaactcaGATGTGTCACAAATCCTAATAATTCAGCACAAGTAGTAAAGTttgctggtgttttcttttgagCTTTTTCTATAATGCTAACACAGGTCCTCGCAGATGACTGCTCTGGCAAGCGATTACTATTTACCGAGAATTCAAAGATAAAGTCTGTTCTATTAAACTGATTAGTATCTCCAAAGATTTACTCACTCTTCTCAAAATTAATTGGCTCAACTTCCCCTTTTCTGTTTCAATATAaccctttctccttttcagtgTCCAGTGTCAGATCTTCCCTCTGCCTGTAGTGGGAGGCAGGCAGCAATGTGGCCTGGGCACGGGCCTGAagggtgctggcaggagcgTTTCCATCGCACCAGGGCCCACGGCACAGCCCCATGGAGTCAGTGTCAGGCCTCCAGCAAGGCACACAAAGGTGTTGTGGGTGGGATAAAGGAACCATTCAGTGACAAGACAGCTTGGCGGTGTGTGCAAATGCCTGCTCATCTTCTGAGACGCTGcgttattaatattttatatgtatcTGCACCTCCTTCCATAAAAACACTGGCTGCGCTCCCAATTTCTCAGTGTTATACCATGCAGAGGAAGCATTTTGCTGCTCGGTCTCTCTGGAAATCAATATTAGTGTGGTGTAGACACTCGCAAAGACCCCGAACCCCTTAACAAACAAGCACTCTCCACGGAGCAGCTCTGGCAAGGCGGCCGCTGCCCATCGCTGCGCAAGcacttttccttcctcctttccgcTGCATGGTGCATTGAGCAGCTGTGACATCCAGCGGCCAAACACAATACGGTGGGGTTTGGTGCAGAACCTCTCCTGCatagcaagaaaaacagagcCCCTTCACGTCTTCAAAGGGCTGTGCAAACATTAATCGTTAACCCTGC
The DNA window shown above is from Anas platyrhynchos isolate ZD024472 breed Pekin duck chromosome 22, IASCAAS_PekinDuck_T2T, whole genome shotgun sequence and carries:
- the UTS2 gene encoding urotensin-2 translates to MQSGFHLESMGNKFIGFFFLLFFFLAGVGGEWRRHDDIYEVMSSYITSKTGSRGNSETGVHSSRGRQRQNIFNTATMHKLVFCCLIIISFSCPLFSLPTINTSEMSHQLSADEDSRLNLERLGSTSLLQFLQDLLSTLTEDNKADLTSNSYNTRENVKEIFYGNHPRIALLGRLLTKDRKQYKKRGNLSECFWKYCV